One Aegilops tauschii subsp. strangulata cultivar AL8/78 chromosome 2, Aet v6.0, whole genome shotgun sequence genomic window, CTGCAACGCTCGCAATGCCCGCTTGCCCGTGCCCGTTAAGGCCCTTTGGCCCATTGACAGCCGGGGCCCGCAGCCGagaacaaaaaaagaaacaaaaaatatGTAATTAAtagtttaattaattaattaacttaaccTAATTAATctgttaattaaactaattaacctgtttaattagctaacagtcattgacagtgggacccacatgtcagttttaCTAAGTCAATTGACAgtttgactgctgacatcaccctgGCATCATGCTAACGTCATAATTGCATTTTCTAatttaattaatcctgttaattctaaaaatgaaatgaaactttaaaaattaatataaaataattcgtagctcggatgaaaatactttgtatatgaaagttgctcagaacgacgatcCAAATCcaaatacgcagcccgttcgcccgccacacgTCCCTAACATAGCGAGCATGCAACTTTACCCCTCTGGTCCGTCTGTttgaaaacgcgaaacatcgggaatactttcccggatgttttcccccttcgccgatatcacctagtactgcgttaggtcacccctagcaccgcgtattgccatgttatgttttgtgatgcataacctgtcattgttgctataattgttgatacctttacctgctatcctaatgcttagaaTAGGTTGCTAGTATtacatcagtggccctacactcttgtctgtctgccatgctatactactgggctgtgatcactcgggaggtgatcacgtgTATATACATACTACACTATTATACATGATACatggtggtgactaaagtcgggtcggctcgtagagtacccgcaagtgattccaatgtgggggctgaaaggacaggtggttccatcccgttagtggtgggcctgggttcccgacggccccgactattactttatggtggagcgacagggcaggttgtgACCACCTAGGAGACAGGTGGGCTTGGcgctggtcggcgtccgcggttacttcaaaataacacgcttaatgagatcttggtatttgatctgagtctagccactggcctatacgcactaaccaactacgcgggaacagttatgggcactcgacgttgtggtatcagccgaagccttcttgacgtcagcgactgagcggcgcgcgctgggttggaccgcgtaatgcagcttcctttgtaatggaggttgctaggtctgctcaccggccgtgtacgcaacgtgcaggtgtgcaatgggcaatgggcccagacccctgcacgcataggatttagaccggcgtactgacctctctgttgtgcctaggtagggctgcgacgtgttgatcttccgaggccgggcatgacccaggaaagtgtgtccagccagagggatcgagcgtgttgggtaatgtggtgcacccctacagggaagttgatctatttgaatagccgtgtccctcggtaaaaggacgacccggagttgtaccttgaccttttgacaactagaaccggatacttaataaaacacaccctttcaagtgacagatacaacccggtgatcgctctctaacagggcgacgaggagaggatcgccgggtaggattatgctatgcgatgatacttggttaacttaccatctactctcttctactgcttcaagatggaggctgccagaagcgtagtcttcgataggactagctatccccctcttattctggcattctgcagttcagtccacagatactatCCATTTCATTCgtaccaatgcatatgtagtgtaggtccttgcttgcgagtactttggatgagtactcacggttgctttgctccctcttttcccccctttcctttcctctcggttgtggcaaccagatgctggagcccaggagctagacgccaccgtcgacgatgactcctactactctggaggtgcctactactacgtgcaggccgccgatgacgaccaggagtagtttaggaggatcccaggcaggaggcctgcgcctctttcgatctgtatcccagtttgtgctagccatcttatggaaacttgtttaacttatgtctgtactaaTATATTGCtgctttcgctgactcgtctatgatcgagcacttgtattcgagccctcaaggcccctggctcgtattatgatgcttgtatgacttattttattttagatttgtgttgtgatatcttctcgtgagtccctgatcttgatcgtacacgtttgcgtgtatgattagtgtacgattgaatcgggggcgtcacagctgGCTAGGTCCGTCTTTGTTCCCTTTAAAGGGCTTCCCTTTATATCCGGATCTAGGTCCGATGAACCCTGCGTTAACTGTAGCATCTTCTGTGTCACTTCTGCCACTTTTATGCATGCACTTATTTTTATTGCGCTTGGGCTTTTCATTGGCGTCACGTGTTTCCAAGGTGTCCGCTTCGCCATTATGGGTACTTCGGGCGAGCCAGCTATAttctcccgtgcaaaagcgggtcatcggcgatgtgagggctgccatagtcCTCAGCTTCTCCTGGCTGAGCTAGCGGGCCAACCATTCATCTCGGATATTGTTCTTGAATGCGACGATGGCCTCGGCTTCGGAGTAGTCTATGATCtagttcttcttagtgaggaaccTGTTCCAAAACTTCCGGGCTGATTCGCCTGGCTGCTGGGTGACACGACTGAGGTCATCAgcgtccggaggtcggacgtacGTGCCCTGGAAGTTTGCCCGAAAAAGCGTCCTCGAGGGcctcccagctaccaatagaatgAGGAGGCATGTTGTTAAGCTAATGCCTGGACGGCCCCTTTAGCTTGAGCGGCAAATATTTAATGACATGGAGATCGTCTCCGTTAGCCATGTGTATATGGAGaaggaagtcctcgatccatactgctcGATCGATGGTGCCATCGTACGATTCTATATTGATGGGCTTAAACCCTTTAGGGAATTGATGTTCCATTACCCTGTCTGTAAAGCAGATCGGGTGGGTCGGACCTCGAAATTGAGGAGCATCTCCTCGGTGCTCTGGGGAGAGCCGTGAGTAGGCCTGGTCTCGGGCATGGCTGTTCCTATCTATCCAGGCATCGTAGTCGTCAAGCCCAGCGGGCGCGCGTCCCCTTGATTCTAGATGGGCCGAGGAGGTGCCCTATTTACCTCAGCGCGATATAGAACATGGCGAGGGTCTAGGTAATCTACGGGGTCCTTGCCATAACGGTGTGGAGGTGGCCGAGTGTTGAGGTTTTCCCGCATTGGCCTGTCCCGACCTCTAGGGGGTCGGTCAGGCTCATCGGCGGCTAACTCCTCATCAAACTCCGGCAACAGACGCCTGCGTGGGTATGATTTCGGTGCGCTACGGCGCCGGTCTTCCATATCTTGCTCGGCAGAGAGCACTTCGACCTTTTTTTCATTTAGTGCGTTGTTGTTGGCTTGCAGTTGCTGCTACTTGCGCTTCATGCTCCGAGCCGTGGCTATGAGGCGCCACCGGAAGCGCTCTTGTTCGAAAGGGTCTTCGGGGACAACATAGTCCTTGGTGCCGAGGCTCTCGGATTCCGGCATATAGTTGTCATCAGCCCCTTCAAAGAGGTGGTTGGGATCTAAGTCCTCGAGATGCCCTCCAGGTGTGTCGTTCTGTACTAGGGAGGCTTGAGGGTCCTCCTAATGGTTGTCGGCATCACCGGCTGCCGCGTCGCCATTGTCGGCACTTGCGTTATTGCCGCTGGGTTCCCCATCGTTGCCTCTTCTGCGTCTACGTCAGCGTCTTGGAGGGGAATTGGGGGTGTCAACCATGTAGACATCATAAGTAGATGTTGCAGTCCACCTGCCAGTGTTTACTAGAGGCGAGGTGTTTTCTGTGGGGCCAGTAACATCTTCATCCGTGTCCGTGGCCTCGTCATAGTCCAGCACATCGGTTAAATTGTCGATCGTGGCGACTAGGTGTGTGGTGGGTGGGATGCAAATTTCCTGATCGTCGGCTCTAAGTCCGATCTGATCATAAACCGAAGCCTTGCCGTCCGAGATAGACATACTCAGGATGCGGTCAAGCATCTCATTGAGGTGGGATAGATCTTTGAAATTTATCCTTTGGTTGTAGGCGGGGCTGACTCGAAGTATGCTTGGAGTGTAACTTGACGCATCATCGGTGCGAAGGGGATCTAGAAGCGATTCCGGATCCTGCACCGAGGTTAGTTCTAAACCCGACGTAACTTCAGAGGTGGGAGCCAGATCTACGCCCAGACTAGAGATCGGGAGGGGCCCGCCCGGAGTGGTTACGTCAGGGGTCTCTGGTGACGCCGAAGATCGGTTCCAGAGTCGGGCAAGTTCTCAATTCGGTTGGGGGCCCATCCCAATAGGACGAGTTCGCCGCGGGAATCCGTGGTGTACTCGAGGCCACTGAAGGTCACGATCCGACCTAGAGCGTAGTTTTCGACAGAGGCCAGATGGCCCGTCGAGTCAGCACAGAAGACCATGCtgccgaacacaaaaatctggCCGGGGCGTAAGAGCTCCCATGGCCATTGGCGCAATTGATCTGCAAATGAGCCATCGTTCGATCTGTTGATCgcacaacggaactctcaatgaaagcaccagtgtcggtgtcaaaactggcagaccTCGGGATAGGGGGCCCCTAGCTGTGGATCTCGGATGGATGGTAACGGGAACAGAGAGACGGTGCTTTACCCAGGTTAGGGCCCTCTTGATGGATGTAAAACTCTACGTCCTACTCTTGTTTATAGTAATGAAGATGTATcaagtacagagttgatctacctcgagatcgtaagaTGTGGTCTAACTCTAGAGCTAGGTGAATGATATTGCATGGATGTCCCCTCTACGGGCTaaatcccatggcttatatatacgCCATGTAGGGTATCTAGGGTTACAAGGTCCCTATCTAGGAGCAAGGGGGCAGGAGAAATCTTGGAGTATACGACAAGTCTTCAGCGGAGGTAATTTTGATCACTCCTCCAGCAtgctgcctccggagtccacctTGAGTACGAATGAGGGCTTATCGGCCCAACCCGAGGAGCATGGGCCGACTAGGTTAGCACCCCCTAATCCAGAACACCGTCAACAATGCTCCTTGGATCAACTCCGGCAAGCTGCTAGCAACTAAACTGGAAGGCCTGGGCACCACTAGGAGTCAAGACTTTGTCTGGCTGGCTCCCCAGGATAGATGTTGGACTGCCGACAGACTTATTAGGCGAGGATTGCCGCATCCACCTAGATGTGTGTTCTGTGACCAGGAGCCCGAGATCATGCACCACTTGCTTGTTGGATGTGCGTTCTCACGACAAATTTGGCATGAGGTCCTCTTCTGGTGCCGAACGATGACAGCCCCTCCGTTGCCGAATGATGACTTTCTTGAGTGGTGGCCGGCGTCTCATGGTGCTACGCCGGCAGGGCGACAGGTTGGCATATCCTCACTGATCATCGTCACATCCTGGCTCCTGTGGAAGGCTCGAAATGCATGTGTTTTCGACACTGAGCAGCCGTCGATCCTGCGGGTGCTCAATAGCATTCGCACATAGGCGAGGACTTGGGCAGCTGCTGGGGCTACTGGGTTAGAAAACATGATCCCTGAGACGAAGGCCATGCGTTTGAGGACGGTCAATTAGGTCGTCAAGGCAGTATAGCTCACGCCATGTTCTGTGCGATCATGTCGCTTGTACTAATGATGTAACAACTCTCTTCTATCAATGCAGTGATACGTAAATCTTTTGCATATTCGAGAAAAAAAGTGTATGATGGACGAGTAAGAATTTGAGAATTtagatatgagaaatatggttgTCTGGAAAGAGATTTGAGGGTCGTCCAACGCTGTCTTGGGTCATTCGAAGCGAGCATGTGAACATTTAGGAGGCCGGATTTGCCAAGTCCGGCTGAAGATGCTCTTGCAATGCTAGACCATTGGGCGACGTGGCGAGACTTGTAGACTCGTAGACGATGCGAACATAAGGTTCAAAAGGGTATTCATTCTTTACATCGGTTACAACACCAGGGTACAAGTACACATCCAACAAGCATGCATTGCTCCACAATTACATACCATCATCCGGTTTACTTCCACGGAAAAAAAAGTCAAGTTCCACCAGCGATCTTCTTCCCCGTGGTAGCACACTCCTCGGATTAGTTGCTAACTCCCAACGTGTTCCTTACTTGGGGGCGAAGGCCTGAAACGTAACACCAAAAAGGGTCATACATCAGTAGCCAaatcatacatacatatatagtaCCAATGTAATGTAATGTGTATCATATGCGTACCCGGAAGATGGTGGCGTGGCCGGGGTCGGCGAGGTGAGCGAAGAGATTGTCGATGGGGCCGGTGCCGGTGTACTCGGCCTGGAACCACGCGCCCATGACGGCGAGCATGGCGAGGCGGCCATTCTTGATCTCCTTGGTGCGGAGGTCCTTGAGCTTCTCGGGCGAGCCGGTGCCGTAGCCGAGCGGGTCAAACCACAGACCACCGGGGTACCTTACGTGTCCAACATGCAGATACATCACTTGATTAGCCCATCAGCACAAGGAGAAGGAGAGACATGTATGTACAGATTAGCTTCACGTATGTGTGTGCGTACCCGACGTCGGTGCCGGTGAGCTTGTTGTTGGGGAAGATGGGGTCGGTGTTGACGCAGCCGGGCTTGATGATGTCTGCCCACCGGCGGCCCTCGGCCCAGCCGATGAGGATGAGCTCCACGATGAAGAGGGTGGTGGTGTCGGTGAAGTACTCCTGCTCCCCGGCGGTGTACCACGACGGCGTGTTGAGGATGCCGATCTTGGTCAGGAGCTCCGGGATGAAGATGCCCGCCGCGCCCAGCATCGCCCACCGGCAGTGCACCAGCTCCGCCTGCACGTTCCACCGCAAGCTCTCCGGGTCGGATCCTACAACAAATATTCGTGGCACAACACGATCAAGGATCGTTCACGTCGACGTTACCAAAAAGAATCACCAGCATGGGTTGATCAGGACTTACCAAGACCCCAGGGGTCAAAGCCGAAGTCTCCGGGAAGGCTGCATCAAGAACAACGAGACGCACACACACACTGTCAGTGTCAAGAGTCGATCGCAGCATATTTCGGCATGCATGGGCGCAGTGTGTCCGAGTAACCAACCTGCCGTCGAGCCACGGCGGAGGGGTGCTCCCGGGGAACCAGATGGGCCTCTCGGGCGCCGCGGCGCGCACGGCGAACGACGCGCGCGACCCCGCCGCCTTGCCGGCAGCGCCAAGGAAGGAGCTCCGGGCGCCGGCCAGCCCATTGCTGGGGAGCGCcgcgacggcggtggcggaggaggaggagaccagCGCCATCGTTGTACCACCAGTGCGCTCGCTGGCTGTGCCTGTAGTGGGGAAGGCGAGCGCGCGCGTGCGTGGTGTGAGAGTGGAATTGAGCCTGTGGTGCGCGCGGCAGTTTATGGGGATCTAGGCGCGCGGCGCCGGGTGGCCCTGGCTTATCCGGGAGGAGATAGCGAGCGCGGCCGTGGCGTGCCACGCGGCGGGGGGAATCCGATCCCCTGGCTCCGCGGCGCCGGGGCCTTGCTGACGTGGAGGCCATCCCGGGCGCGACCTGATGAAAATCGGGGCCGAGGCTCGCGATTGGACGACGTGCTCCGCATTTGGCACGCCAGTTGCAGCCTTCAGGGTACTATCGGCATGATGATATGTGCCTATATCCACGCAGATTTTCTGCTTAGACAATGTACGTATCCAGGGAGAAATGACAATTAATGAATTTTGTTTCCGACGAAAGACTGAATATATTACTAGCTAGCAATAGAGGTACAGTCACAACTCATGGCCTCCGCAATTTTAATGATTAACGGACGATGTTTGGTTATCGGGCGGTATTTTCAGTTATCATCCCGTAGTAATAGTATTCGTGGCCTCCGCAATAGAAATACAATCACGTCTCATTCGTTCTAGAATCTTCTATTTTTAAATTATCTAATTTTACAAAAAATACCAATCTTTTTTGAGTTTATGGTTTACAATGCACAAACTCACATCACAGACACTTCTTATTTATTCTAGATTCTTCCATACCTTAGATTCTTCCTAGTTCCCGCAAGTTTTTTTTTCTCCTAAAAAAATTGTGATTCAATTTTACATTGTGATTTTCTTGTGTTCAAGGCTATGACAACACCTTCATAAATTTCGTTTGTCTTCTTTCTGCGAAATAAATTTCACTTTTTTTGAAGATGCAATACTAGCTACTCACTACAATACGAGATACCTAAAGACAATTGTGATGTGTATATTTCATGAGTTTCGTGTAGTATTATACCCGTGGTTTTTAAATATTTTTATAACTATGATCTGATTTTTAAGCTCCTACATACTTTGGTATTATACCATGTAGTATTATACCATACTAGCTACTCATCCATGCTTTGGTTATCTAAATTCCTAcatgcaatgcatgtgtaccttattAGTGGTAAAAGAGGGGCATATGTGGCAAGACCAAAATATTTGTCGTGTGCATAAGGGTCTTAGAAAAGTTTTGGGCTCCCTCAGTTAACGAAAATATTATTTCCTATATGTGGGTTTTTATTATTATTAGTTTGGAGAAATACCGATTACAACACAAACACACATAGCACACACTTGCACCACTACATACGTGCACTTATGCCAGTGGCGGAGGACGGAAAAAAATAAGGCATGACTCTGAAGCATAATTCCTTGTATGTAAAACCAAAGTAGTCCATACACATTTCATGTGCATAAATACTTTGATGTGATCGTAAACATGTAATAACCAAAGTGTGTCATAGTCATTGCACATCTAAGTGGCTCAATCAAACTAGAAaggcaaaagaaaaaaaatgtttaCACGAATCTTCACGTAAAATAAGTGATATAGGAATTAGATGTGCAACACTTAAgccacatctagatgtgctttcgTAAAACTAACAACGAAAATACAATGAAAGTTCAAGAGGACAAGAAGCCGGGAGAAGTAGACGTGCGCTTTCCAAGTACTCCAGCTTTAGGACATCGtcgtgtccggcggcggcggccacaTGGAGCGCGTCGGGCGTGTGTGGCGCTGTTGCCGAGGAGGAGTTCGGCGATGAGGAACCCGCCGGATGCCGGTACTTCTGGCCGGCGGCCTCACGCGCCCCTCCTGCTGGCCGCTGGCCCCGCACCGCTCCTTCTGGCCGCTCGTGGCTCCTCGGGTTCGTGTATGGAGCAACGAAGGAACTCGTGCCTGCGTGAGTCACGATCGACTGTGTCGTGGACTGGAGCGAAGACCAGACCAGGCTGGTGCGTTGCATACAGCCCCAACAAGGCCAATAGCACGGGACAGGCGATTTTCTTAGCCGGTTTTTCTTTCACACAATGTTTTTTAGCGAATCAATTTTGTTAGTTTTAATCTTGTCATGGTCATGTATCTGCATGGGAGATGCTAAGGGTCGTGTGATGCGGCAGCTTGGTGAGATGCCGTTGTGGCGTGAAGCTGCGGTGGTGCATGCATGTACTAGGATATTATCTAGTTAGTTAGTGCATGGTTAGTTGAGGTATGGCCGAGTGATTTGGTCAAGTTAATTAGTACGTGTATGTAGCAGATGGAGGTTGCATGCAGCTGCAATAGTGGAGTAGTTGGACATGTCCTAAACGTGAGCATAGGAAACGGATCAGGGAGTTGCCTCCTGGCCGTGCTAGCTGTTGTATATAAGTATTGCATTGATTGAATGAAATGTGAAGCCGTGAGGGCTGAGAAAAAGAT contains:
- the LOC109748764 gene encoding chlorophyll a-b binding protein 7, chloroplastic; its protein translation is MALVSSSSATAVAALPSNGLAGARSSFLGAAGKAAGSRASFAVRAAAPERPIWFPGSTPPPWLDGSLPGDFGFDPWGLGSDPESLRWNVQAELVHCRWAMLGAAGIFIPELLTKIGILNTPSWYTAGEQEYFTDTTTLFIVELILIGWAEGRRWADIIKPGCVNTDPIFPNNKLTGTDVGYPGGLWFDPLGYGTGSPEKLKDLRTKEIKNGRLAMLAVMGAWFQAEYTGTGPIDNLFAHLADPGHATIFRAFAPK